The following proteins are co-located in the Pseudarthrobacter siccitolerans genome:
- a CDS encoding ABC transporter ATP-binding protein, giving the protein MIEVMNLVRTFNSGDRTIKPVKDVSFELEQGTLASIVGKSDSGKSTLLSLLGALDKPTSGDVLVNGVSLASMPDSKLTEYRRRDIGFVFQQFNLIPNLSAVDNVMLPMEFAGMRKAARLQRAKDLLAQLDPQKHDRRINRLSGGEQQRVAIARALANEPKLILADEPTGNLDEQTGDHIIELLSSLSRDHNTTILVVTHDRALANKTDRRFRLQQGKLTEEPVRRPVVSASV; this is encoded by the coding sequence ATGATTGAAGTCATGAACCTGGTCCGCACCTTCAACTCCGGTGACCGCACCATCAAACCGGTCAAGGACGTCAGCTTCGAGCTCGAGCAGGGAACCCTCGCCTCCATCGTCGGTAAGAGCGACAGTGGAAAGAGCACCCTGTTGTCCCTCCTGGGTGCGCTGGACAAACCGACCAGCGGGGACGTCCTCGTCAACGGCGTGAGCCTGGCCAGCATGCCCGACTCGAAGCTCACGGAGTACCGCAGGCGGGACATCGGCTTTGTCTTCCAGCAGTTCAACCTGATCCCCAACCTCTCCGCAGTGGACAACGTGATGCTGCCCATGGAGTTCGCGGGGATGCGCAAGGCCGCCCGGCTGCAGCGCGCGAAGGACCTGCTGGCGCAGCTGGATCCCCAGAAGCATGACCGGCGCATCAACAGGCTTTCCGGCGGTGAGCAGCAGCGGGTGGCGATCGCCCGCGCCCTCGCCAACGAGCCCAAACTGATCCTCGCCGATGAGCCCACCGGAAACCTTGACGAGCAAACCGGCGACCACATCATCGAACTCCTCAGCTCGCTCAGCCGGGACCACAACACCACCATCCTCGTTGTCACGCACGACCGCGCTCTCGCCAACAAAACGGACCGCCGCTTCCGCCTGCAGCAGGGCAAACTGACGGAGGAACCGGTGCGCAGGCCTGTGGTGTCCGCCTCTGTCTAG
- the mmsB gene encoding multiple monosaccharide ABC transporter permease yields the protein MNALKRIFGGDTRQFGMIIALVALVLFFQIFTGGKVLTPTNMINLFNGNSYILVLAIGMVLVIIAGHIDLSVGSVAAAVGIVVAIAMRDWGIPWYLGILLGLVLGAAIGAWQGFWVAYVGIPAFIVTLAGMLLFRGANQFVGKSLTVPVPDEFRVMGAGFLPEIGDFARYNAPTVILGFLLIAVVVFLEFRSRRIEARTGATPDPLWIPVTRLVLLAGAVLYVTWLFSTGRYGTSFPVSGLILVGLVAVYVFITSKTVLGRHVYAVGGNRHAAELSGVQSKKVNFLVMMNMSILAALAGMMFVARSTSSGPADGVGWELDAIAAVFIGGAAVSGGVGTVIGSIVGGLVMAVLNNGLQLLSVGSDMQSIIKGLVLLIAVAIDVYNKSQGRRSIIGMLTNGLRSNQPATAQKETVKTSEIITPAEPAESPK from the coding sequence ATGAATGCATTAAAGAGAATTTTCGGCGGTGACACCCGCCAGTTCGGCATGATCATTGCCCTCGTGGCGCTGGTGCTGTTCTTCCAAATATTCACCGGCGGAAAAGTCCTGACACCGACGAACATGATCAACCTGTTCAACGGAAACTCCTACATCCTTGTCCTGGCCATCGGCATGGTCCTTGTCATCATTGCGGGCCACATCGACCTTTCCGTTGGCTCCGTTGCGGCCGCGGTGGGCATCGTGGTGGCCATAGCCATGCGCGACTGGGGCATCCCCTGGTATCTCGGCATCCTCCTGGGCTTGGTGCTGGGTGCCGCCATTGGGGCGTGGCAAGGCTTCTGGGTGGCATACGTGGGCATTCCGGCCTTCATTGTCACGTTGGCCGGAATGCTGCTTTTCCGCGGTGCCAACCAGTTCGTCGGAAAGTCCCTGACGGTTCCCGTACCCGATGAATTCCGTGTCATGGGCGCAGGCTTCCTGCCGGAGATCGGCGACTTCGCCCGCTATAACGCCCCTACTGTAATCCTCGGCTTCCTGCTGATCGCCGTCGTGGTGTTCCTGGAGTTCCGCAGCCGCCGCATCGAAGCCCGTACCGGCGCCACTCCTGATCCCCTGTGGATCCCGGTGACCCGGCTCGTGCTGCTGGCCGGCGCAGTCCTGTACGTCACCTGGCTCTTCTCAACAGGACGCTACGGAACCTCGTTCCCTGTCTCGGGCCTGATCCTGGTGGGCCTGGTTGCCGTCTACGTCTTCATCACCAGCAAGACAGTCCTCGGCCGCCACGTCTATGCCGTGGGTGGCAACCGGCATGCCGCTGAGTTGTCCGGTGTGCAGTCGAAGAAAGTCAACTTCCTGGTCATGATGAACATGTCCATCCTTGCCGCACTGGCCGGCATGATGTTCGTTGCACGTTCAACCAGCTCCGGCCCCGCGGACGGCGTCGGTTGGGAACTGGATGCCATTGCAGCAGTCTTCATCGGCGGCGCGGCAGTGAGCGGCGGCGTTGGAACGGTCATCGGCTCGATCGTCGGCGGCCTGGTCATGGCCGTGCTCAACAACGGCCTGCAGCTGCTCAGCGTCGGCTCCGACATGCAATCCATCATCAAGGGTCTGGTGCTCCTGATCGCTGTGGCCATCGATGTCTATAACAAGAGCCAGGGCCGGCGGTCCATCATCGGGATGCTGACGAACGGACTGCGTTCGAACCAGCCAGCCACCGCGCAAAAGGAGACTGTCAAGACCTCAGAGATCATCACTCCCGCCGAACCAGCAGAGTCACCTAAATAG
- a CDS encoding substrate-binding domain-containing protein: MRKIAKSLTVLAAVATLSLTGCGRSDVDAEAAKAGSALAGFPQDSVIGVALPKKTSENWTLAENLFNDGLTAAGFKPNVQFANNGVPDQQNQISTMITSGAKVIVVGAVDGAQLGTQLQQAKDAGAVIIAYDRMLTNTKAIDYYVAYDNFKVGELQGQALLEGMAAKKAGPYNIELFAGSPDDANSKVFFDGAMSVLQPKIADGTLKVVSGQADFQKAVTQDWKPENAQKRMDSLLSGSYSSAELDGVLSPNDKLALAVITSVKSAGKPLPVVTGQDSEVESVKSILAGEQYSTINKDTRKIVEHTITMIKDLQQGTALEINDNRNYKNEFKRVPAYLLPPTIVTSKNVKTAYTDDPVLGPITK; encoded by the coding sequence ATGCGTAAAATCGCAAAAAGCCTGACCGTCCTCGCGGCAGTGGCCACGCTCTCCCTGACAGGGTGCGGCCGGTCCGACGTCGACGCCGAAGCTGCCAAGGCCGGCAGCGCACTCGCCGGTTTCCCGCAGGACTCCGTGATCGGCGTGGCCCTGCCAAAGAAGACCAGCGAGAACTGGACCCTTGCCGAGAACCTGTTCAACGATGGCCTCACCGCGGCCGGGTTCAAGCCAAACGTCCAGTTCGCCAACAACGGCGTTCCGGATCAGCAAAACCAGATCTCCACAATGATCACCTCCGGGGCCAAGGTGATTGTGGTCGGCGCTGTGGATGGCGCCCAGCTAGGCACCCAGTTGCAGCAGGCTAAGGACGCCGGCGCAGTCATCATTGCCTACGACCGGATGCTGACCAATACCAAGGCCATCGACTATTACGTTGCCTATGACAACTTCAAGGTTGGTGAACTCCAGGGCCAGGCGCTGCTGGAAGGCATGGCGGCCAAGAAAGCCGGCCCCTACAACATCGAGCTCTTCGCGGGCTCCCCGGATGACGCCAACTCCAAGGTGTTCTTCGACGGGGCCATGAGTGTCCTGCAGCCGAAGATCGCTGACGGAACCCTGAAGGTTGTCTCGGGGCAGGCTGACTTCCAGAAGGCTGTCACACAGGACTGGAAGCCGGAAAACGCCCAGAAACGGATGGACTCCCTGCTCTCGGGCAGCTACTCCTCCGCTGAACTGGACGGAGTATTGTCCCCGAACGACAAGTTGGCCCTTGCCGTGATCACCTCAGTCAAGAGCGCCGGCAAACCGCTACCTGTTGTCACCGGCCAGGACTCCGAAGTTGAATCCGTCAAGTCCATCTTGGCCGGCGAGCAGTACTCCACGATCAACAAGGACACCCGCAAGATCGTCGAACACACCATCACCATGATCAAGGACCTGCAGCAGGGCACTGCGCTGGAAATCAACGACAACCGCAACTACAAGAACGAGTTCAAGCGCGTTCCCGCCTACCTGTTGCCGCCTACCATCGTCACCTCCAAGAACGTGAAGACCGCCTACACGGACGATCCGGTCCTCGGCCCCATCACCAAGTAA
- the mmsA gene encoding multiple monosaccharide ABC transporter ATP-binding protein: MTSQTTQTEPIILEMRSITKEFPGVKALSDVSLRVKAGEIHAICGENGAGKSTLMKVLSGVYPYGSYDGDIVYQGQVQQFRDIRASEHAGIVIIHQELALIPELSIMENIFLGNEPAKRGVINWGEARKRTIELLARVGLREEPDTPVKEIGVGKQQLVEIAKALNKSVKLLILDEPTAALNESDSQHLLDLMLGLKAKGITSIIISHKLNEIEQIADEITIIRDGKSVETLNIVADGVDEDRIIKGMVGRSLESRFPEHTPQIGEVFFEVRNWTVGHPQVPDRLVCKNSAFTVRRGEIVGFAGLMGAGRTELVRSIFGRSYGNFISGQIFMDGKELHIRNVPQAIKAGLAYVTEDRKSLGLNLLDDIKTTTVAANLKAITKGLVVDKRREFTVAEGYRKSLRTKAPTVNEGVAKLSGGNQQKVVLAKWMFTDPELLILDEPTRGIDVGAKYEIYGIIQQLAAQGKGVIVISSELPELLGLSDRIYTIFEGSITGVLDKEQATQESLMRLMTSDPRAGANAAPTAQNA, encoded by the coding sequence ATGACGTCCCAGACCACGCAAACGGAACCGATCATCCTCGAGATGCGGTCCATCACCAAGGAATTCCCTGGCGTCAAAGCCTTGTCGGACGTGAGCCTGCGGGTGAAGGCCGGTGAAATCCACGCAATCTGCGGTGAGAACGGGGCCGGCAAGTCCACCCTCATGAAGGTCCTCTCCGGCGTGTACCCGTACGGCAGCTACGACGGCGACATCGTCTATCAGGGCCAGGTCCAGCAGTTCCGGGACATCCGGGCCAGCGAACATGCCGGCATTGTGATCATCCACCAGGAACTCGCCCTGATCCCCGAACTGTCCATCATGGAGAACATCTTCCTGGGCAACGAGCCTGCGAAGCGCGGAGTGATCAACTGGGGAGAAGCACGCAAACGGACCATTGAGCTTCTGGCCCGTGTGGGCCTGCGGGAAGAACCGGACACCCCTGTCAAGGAAATCGGCGTGGGCAAGCAGCAGCTGGTTGAAATCGCGAAGGCCCTGAACAAGTCCGTAAAGCTGCTCATCCTGGACGAGCCCACTGCTGCCCTGAATGAATCCGACTCCCAGCACCTGCTGGACCTGATGCTCGGGCTCAAGGCCAAAGGCATCACCTCGATCATCATTTCCCACAAGCTCAACGAAATCGAACAGATCGCCGACGAGATCACCATCATCCGCGACGGAAAATCGGTCGAAACCCTCAACATCGTGGCGGACGGCGTTGACGAGGACCGCATCATCAAGGGAATGGTGGGCCGCTCGCTCGAATCGCGCTTCCCGGAGCACACCCCCCAGATTGGCGAGGTGTTCTTCGAAGTCCGCAACTGGACCGTCGGCCACCCGCAGGTCCCCGACCGACTGGTGTGCAAAAATTCCGCTTTTACAGTGCGCCGCGGCGAGATTGTCGGATTCGCCGGGCTCATGGGCGCAGGCCGCACGGAACTTGTCCGTTCCATTTTTGGCCGTTCCTACGGAAACTTCATCTCCGGACAGATCTTCATGGACGGCAAGGAACTCCACATCCGGAACGTGCCGCAGGCAATCAAAGCGGGGCTCGCCTACGTCACTGAAGACCGCAAAAGCCTCGGACTGAACCTGCTGGACGACATCAAGACCACCACGGTCGCGGCGAACCTCAAGGCCATCACCAAGGGACTCGTCGTGGACAAGCGGCGGGAGTTTACGGTGGCCGAGGGATACCGCAAGAGCCTGCGCACCAAAGCGCCAACCGTGAACGAAGGAGTGGCCAAGCTCTCGGGCGGAAACCAGCAGAAAGTTGTGCTGGCCAAGTGGATGTTCACCGACCCTGAACTCCTCATTCTCGACGAACCCACGCGAGGCATCGATGTGGGCGCCAAATACGAGATCTATGGCATCATCCAGCAACTGGCCGCCCAGGGTAAGGGCGTCATCGTCATCTCGTCGGAACTTCCCGAGCTGCTAGGCCTCTCGGACCGGATCTACACCATCTTTGAAGGTTCCATCACGGGCGTCCTCGACAAGGAACAGGCCACCCAGGAAAGCCTGATGCGCCTCATGACTTCAGACCCGCGTGCGGGTGCCAACGCCGCCCCCACTGCACAAAACGCCTAA